In Rheinheimera sp. MM224, one DNA window encodes the following:
- a CDS encoding BON domain-containing protein has product MMKRTTLAVMITLTLASVSAMAANDWKDATKDAWIDGKAETTLLLNGNLNSFTIDTHVKNGVVTLTGEVESDVDKALAAELVEGLEGVTSVENKLMVKNDGKGNTDPKQTSALKDAKIATVVKTSLLFEPETSGTSIDVDVSNSVVTLSGVVDSDAEKDLAVAKAKNTKDVVNVIDKLTVSKG; this is encoded by the coding sequence ATGATGAAACGCACAACATTAGCAGTGATGATCACTTTAACTTTGGCTTCAGTGTCAGCCATGGCGGCCAATGACTGGAAAGACGCAACTAAAGATGCCTGGATAGACGGTAAAGCTGAAACCACGCTGTTACTCAATGGCAACCTGAATTCTTTTACCATCGACACTCATGTGAAAAACGGTGTTGTCACCTTAACAGGCGAAGTGGAAAGCGATGTGGATAAAGCCCTGGCTGCCGAGCTGGTTGAAGGTCTGGAAGGTGTCACCTCAGTAGAAAACAAACTGATGGTGAAAAATGATGGTAAGGGTAATACAGACCCAAAACAGACCAGCGCATTGAAAGACGCCAAAATAGCTACAGTGGTGAAAACCAGCTTGCTATTTGAACCTGAAACCAGTGGCACCAGCATTGATGTAGATGTGAGTAACAGTGTAGTGACGCTGAGCGGTGTGGTTGATTCCGATGCGGAAAAAGATTTGGCCGTTGCCAAAGCCAAAAACACCAAGGACGTGGTAAATGTGATCGATAAGCTCACAGTATCAAAAGGTTAA
- a CDS encoding sigma-54 interaction domain-containing protein encodes MTQPLLFLHVQDPELTSQLLQSDSVRRFVICKSQPDECWVEQLLRQRCDLAFIEIDNTEPGQYELLQQSNMLAEIDFILVSKGIPDLALDQLMRCGAGYHFRQPLDMGSVLDAVQDFYQQLSSVAVKRKVQSSDLDQFGLLVGSSAAMLRLYKTVRKVAVTEANVFIVGESGAGKELVANTLHLASHRADQPFIAINCGALSSELIDSELFGHVKGSFTGALRDHQGVFAQAEQGTLFLDEVTEMPLEQQVKLLRVLESGEYRPVGSNKVCMANVRVIAATNRDPLQAVADGIFREDLYFRLSQFPVKVPALREREGDIAGLAYHFLAYCNAREKQQKQLSDAALSVIKLHSWPGNVRELKHAVERAFILADKLIEPEHLLLEVATPAALATDIPADMPLDELEKAAIFAALERNSGNKTDTAQQLGISVKTLYNKLEKYQQES; translated from the coding sequence ATGACCCAGCCCCTATTGTTCCTGCATGTGCAGGATCCGGAATTAACCAGTCAACTCTTGCAGTCGGATAGTGTCCGGCGTTTTGTCATTTGTAAAAGTCAGCCGGATGAATGCTGGGTGGAACAATTGCTCAGACAACGCTGTGACTTAGCCTTTATTGAAATTGACAATACAGAGCCTGGCCAGTACGAATTACTACAACAAAGCAATATGCTGGCCGAAATCGACTTTATTTTGGTGAGTAAAGGTATACCGGATCTGGCGCTGGACCAGTTGATGCGTTGTGGGGCTGGTTACCATTTCCGTCAGCCGCTCGATATGGGATCAGTACTGGATGCGGTACAGGACTTTTACCAGCAGTTATCGTCAGTAGCGGTAAAACGTAAAGTACAAAGTAGTGATCTGGACCAGTTTGGTTTATTGGTCGGCTCCTCTGCCGCTATGCTCAGGCTCTATAAAACAGTTCGTAAAGTTGCAGTGACTGAAGCCAACGTTTTTATTGTCGGCGAAAGTGGCGCGGGCAAAGAGCTGGTTGCTAACACTCTGCATTTAGCCAGCCACAGGGCTGATCAACCTTTTATTGCTATCAACTGTGGTGCGTTAAGCTCAGAGCTTATCGACAGTGAACTCTTTGGTCATGTCAAAGGCTCCTTCACTGGGGCCTTGCGGGATCATCAGGGCGTGTTTGCCCAGGCTGAACAAGGCACTTTGTTTTTAGATGAAGTGACAGAAATGCCGCTGGAACAGCAGGTGAAGTTACTGCGGGTACTGGAGAGCGGTGAATACAGGCCTGTGGGTAGTAATAAAGTTTGTATGGCCAATGTCAGAGTGATAGCCGCGACGAACCGCGATCCGTTGCAGGCTGTGGCTGATGGTATTTTTCGGGAAGATTTGTATTTCAGGCTATCGCAGTTTCCGGTCAAAGTGCCAGCTTTGCGCGAGCGGGAAGGGGATATTGCAGGTTTAGCTTATCATTTTCTTGCCTATTGTAATGCCCGTGAAAAACAACAAAAGCAATTGTCTGATGCGGCTTTGTCCGTGATTAAGTTGCATTCCTGGCCTGGCAATGTGCGTGAACTGAAACATGCGGTTGAGCGGGCTTTTATTCTGGCGGACAAATTGATTGAACCCGAACATTTGCTGCTTGAAGTTGCTACCCCAGCTGCTTTGGCCACTGATATTCCGGCTGATATGCCGTTGGATGAATTGGAAAAAGCCGCCATCTTTGCAGCTTTGGAACGAAATAGTGGTAATAAAACGGACACAGCACAGCAGTTAGGGATCAGTGTAAAAACACTCTACAATAAACTGGAAAAGTATCAGCAGGAAAGTTGA